A genomic stretch from Arachis stenosperma cultivar V10309 chromosome 3, arast.V10309.gnm1.PFL2, whole genome shotgun sequence includes:
- the LOC130969598 gene encoding uncharacterized protein LOC130969598, whose translation MGMRKARRRNGRWGSMEALHTMGKTNTLMLLLIHIFYFSPTTITAIRKDIGFEPSHRPCNTTVQGRYFLTDDNGYVCNAMSVDPQTRCCPETGEKFSCQGCNVLSQCCNSYEYCVSCCLNPVQTSKEQILKVKVAKPATARTYTSVFDYCAGRCRHSSESVVHENAYVSDFHHCFSLPSNSSAGTNSTLLEARLNGINVVVGRQGESCNSVCKLRGKLCVPNKLVVLNHCDIIQKYMSCKGACFSSVGTDQPAEVVDDAPKHMNPGSCLYTQTQSMLSCDGSHQHTRRLCPCA comes from the exons ATGGGAATGAGAAAAGCAAGAAGGCGCAATGGAAGGTGGGGATCAATGGAAGCATTGCACACGATGGGGAAAACCAACACTCTGATGCTGCTTCTGATACACATTTTCTACTTTTCACCCACAACAATCACCGCTATCAGAAAAGACATTGGGTTTGAACCTTCCCATCGTCCCTGCAACACCACCGTTCAAGGAAGATACTTTCTCACTGATGATAACG GTTATGTGTGCAATGCTATGTCCGTGGATCCGCAGACTCGGTGCTGCCCTGAAACTGGGGAGAAATTCTCTTGTCA AGGATGCAATGTTCTTTCACAGTGTTGCAACTCTTACGAATATTGTGTTTCGTGCTGCCTAAACCCTGTGCAG ACAAGTAAGGAACAAATTCTGAAGGTGAAGGTTGCAAAACCAGCTACTGCAA gGACTTATACAAGTGTTTTTGACTACTGTGCTGGGAGATGCCGTCATAGTTCTGAGAGTGTG GTTCATGAAAACGCTTATGTTAGTGATTTCCACCACTGCTTTTCTCTCCCATCTAATTCTTCTG CGGGGACAAATAGTACACTCCTTGAAGCAAGACTGAATGGCATCAATGTTGTTGTTGGCAG GCAAGGTGAATCATGTAATTCAGTTTGCAAGTTAAGAGGGAAATTATGCGTACCAAATAAACTTGTGGTTCTTAATCATTGTGATAT TATTCAGAAATATATGAGCTGCAAAGGAGCTTGCTTTTCAAGTGTAGGAACAGATCAACCTGCTGAAGTTGTTGATGATGCCCCCAAGCATATG AATCCAGGATCATGTTTATACACTCAGACACAGTCTATGCTTTCTTGTGATGGTTCACATCAGCATACAAGGAGATTGTGCCCCTGTGCTTAG
- the LOC130969599 gene encoding tetrapyrrole-binding protein, chloroplastic, translated as MATNSLHCSIQQHHNHHFHIKFQPPTTFSASQLFLKPSNITNNITLSHSSSGSSSFSCVTFSLSQATSTTPSSTSQESVSFEVLKQHLTAEEYQKADEETRRLLIVLAGEAAQKRGYVFFSEVQFISESDLKTIDELWRIHSDNKFGYSVQKKIFEKSNEDFTKFFIKVGWMKKLDTEMEQYNYRSFPTEFIWELNGDTPEGHLPLTNALRGTQLLYNIFNHPAFDEEQEQEEGDDVVAAVEDKGLKEKDDSSLAKRVFKPNYSF; from the coding sequence atggcCACAAACTCTCTTCACTGTTCAATTCAACAACACCATAACCATCATTTCCATATCAAATTCCAACCTCCAACTACTTTTTCTGCTTCACAACTCTTCCTTAAACCCTCTAACATTACCAACAACATCACTCTTTCACATTCTTCTTCTggttcttcttcattttcatgTGTTACATTCTCACTCTCTCAAGCTACTTCCACCACCCCATCATCAACCTCACAAGAATCAGTTTCCTTTGAAGTCTTAAAGCAGCATCTCACAGCAGAAGAGTATCAAAAAGCTGATGAAGAAACAAGGAGGCTCCTCATAGTTCTAGCTGGTGAAGCTGCTCAGAAACGTGGATATGTCTTCTTCTCTGAGGTTCAGTTCATATCAGAATCTGACCTCAAAACCATTGATGAACTCTGGAGGATCCACAGTGACAACAAGTTTGGATACAGTGTTCAGAAGAAGATATTTGAGAAATCCAATGAAGACTTCACCAAGTTCTTCATCAAAGTTGGTTGGATGAAGAAGCTTGACACTGAAATGGAACAGTATAACTATAGATCTTTCCCTACTGAGTTCATTTGGGAGCTCAATGGTGACACCCCAGAAGGCCATTTGCCTCTCACAAATGCTCTCAGAGGGACACAGCTGCTATACAACATCTTTAACCATCCAGCATTTGatgaagaacaagaacaagaagaggGTGATGATGTTGTTGCTGCTGTTGAGGACAAGGGGTTGAAGGAAAAGGATGATAGTTCATTGGCTAAGAGGGTCTTCAAACCAAATTATAGCTTCTGA
- the LOC130968707 gene encoding eIF-2-alpha kinase GCN2, with product MGHSSKKKKRGGGGGRSKGRAPSKDHTSQSANDDIELSEEITALCAIFQEDCKVLPGSPPQILIKIRPYSKDMGYEDLDVSALLHVRCLPGYPFKCPKLQITPENGLLESDTDKLLSLLHDQATLNAREGRVMIFNLVEAAQEFLSGIEPIAKPTESKPLHSTKESNEELFLKDIAPSNKNISFVYGFIDLFSGYGESWNWEIGMDETAGKSSSFPPSKLDTSKYDSEAREKKSDSKEKPLIKQELPAKLDTVGEVSEDGNKNTSSTSSSGNLVDDLVGNDIEGEKEDFVFAEYAPEDDEQTYESVSSESFSSATSQHQTSQTVEKDLIMVHLLRLCASKGTLVDSLPQVAEELYNFGIFSDWARDMASKPPSLFNKTFDNVFQKHVASTRISQFWKPSDLGGSNTIPHSSRYLNDFEELRPLGHGGFGHVVLCKNKLDGRQYAVKKIRLKDKTMPERILREVATLSRLQHQHVVRYYQAWFETGITNSENDAAWSSRTTLSSSFSYTYKAASSNNALGHENQLESTYLYIQMEYCPRTLHQVFESYNHFDKELAWHLFRQIVEGLAHIHGQGIIHRDLTPNNIFFDARNDIKIGDFGLAKFLKLDKLDHDLSLPVDPPGVSTDGTGQVGTYFYTAPEIEQGWPKIDEKADMYSLGVVFFELWHPFGTAMERHIVLSDLKQKGELPPAWVAQFPEQESIVRKLMSPGPSDRPSATELLHNAFPPRMESELLDDILRTMKKSEDTSIYDKVVNAIFDQEMLTSKHIHQAGSLGTVGDSSSSIQYTDLETEVRDYVVDVSREIFRQHCAKHLEVLTMRLLDDCPQFNRNAVKLLTHGGDMLELCHELRLPFVNWIISNQKSSFKRYEISSVYRRAVGHSSPNRYLQGDFDIIGGTSALTEAEVIKVTRDIVTCFFHADSCDIHLNHGELLDAIWSWVGVKVEHRLKVAEILSMMGSLRPQSSKRKSKWGVIRRQLLQELKLAEATVNRLQTVGLRFCDSANQALPRLRGALRSDKRTCKALDELSELFSLLRIWKIDQNVYIDALMPPTESYHRDLFFQVYLRKENNPGSLSDGALLAVGGRYDYLLHQLCSHNYKGNPPSGVGSSLALETIIQNCPVDFKPLRNEASTSVLVCSRGGGGLLMERMELVAELWEENFKAGFVPIPDPSLTEQYEYANEHDIKCLVIITDAGVSQTGSVKVRHLEYKREKNVERENLVKFLSDAMATQFRNPSIWF from the exons ATGGGACACAgctcgaagaagaagaagcgcggCGGCGGTGGCGGCAGGAGCAAGGGAAGAGCCCCTTCCAAAGATCACACTTCTCAATCCGCCAATGATGATATTGAACTCTCCGAAGAAATCACTGCTCT ATGTGCGATTTTCCAAGAAGATTGCAAGGTTCTTCCTGGCTCACCTCCTCAAATACTTATTAAGATCAG GCCTTACTCTAAGGACATGGGTTATGAGGACTTGGATGTTTCTGCTCTTCTTCACGTCAG ATGCTTACCTGGGTATCCCTTCAAGTGTCCCAAGCTGCAGATTACTCCTGAGAATGGCTTATTAGAGAGTGACACTGATAAACTATTGTCACTCCTCCATGATCAG GCTACTTTAAATGCTAGGGAGGGCCGAGTAATGATCTTTAATTTGGTTGAGGCTGCTCAAGAATTTCTGTCTGGAATTGAGCCAATTGCTAAACCAACTGAATCT AAGCCTTTGCACTCAACTAAggaaagcaatgaagaattGTTTCTCAAGGATATAGCACCGTcaaacaaaaatatatcttttgtTTATGGTTTCATAGACCTTTTCAGTGGTTATGGAGAGTCTTGGAATTGGGAAATTGGAATGGATGAAACTGCCGGAAAAAGTTCTTCTTTTCCTCCCTCTAAGTTAGACACCTCAAAATATGATTCTGAGGCCCGCGAAAAGAAATCTGACAGTAAGGAAAAACCATTAATAAAGCAAGAGCTCCCTGCTAAATTAGATACAGTTGGAGAAGTTAGTGAAGACGGCAATAAGAATACATCCTCGACTAGTTCAAGTGGAAATCTGGTGGACGATCTTGTGGGGAATGACATTGAAGGTGAGAAAGAG GATTTTGTCTTTGCTGAGTATGCACCAGAAGATGACGAACAAACGTATGAAAGTGTGTCTTCAGAATCTTTTTCTTCTGCCACTTCTCAACATCAAACATCCCAAACAGTTGAAAAGGATCTTATAATG GTTCACCTGCTTCGTCTATGTGCTTCTAAAGGAACACTGGTTGACTCTTTGCCACAAGTAGCAGAAGAGCTATACAATTTTGGG ATATTTTCTGATTGGGCTCGTGATATGGCATCTAAACCTCCCTCCCTTTTTAACAAAACATTTGATAATGTTTTTCAGAAACATGTG GCTTCAACCAGAATATCTCAGTTTTGGAAACCTTCTGATCTTGGTGGTTCAAATACGATTCCCCATAGTTCTCGATATCTGAATGATTTTGAGGAGCTACGGCCTCTTG GACATGGTGGTTTTGGCCATGTTGTGCTGTGCAAAAATAAGCTTGATGGAAGGCAGTATGCTGTAAAGAAGATTCGCCTTAAGGACAAAACCATGCCCGAAAGAATATTAAG AGAAGTAGCCACACTTTCTCGTTTGCAGCATCAACATGTTGTTAGGTATTATCAG GCATGGTTTGAAACCGGAATCACAAACTCTGAAAATGATGCGGCTTGGAGTTCAAGGACTACACTGAGCTCTTCTTTCAGCTATACCTATAAAGCTGCAAGCTCCAATAATGCCCTTGGGCATGAAAATCAGCTTGAATCAACGTACCTTTATATACAAATGGAGTACTGTCCCAG GACTCTTCACCAGGTGTTTGAATCATATAATCATTTCGACAAAGAGCTGGCATGGCATTTGTTTCGTCAAATAGTGGAAGGTTTGGCACATATACATGGACAAGGAATAATTCATCGGGATTTGACACCAAATAACATATTCTTTGATGCTCGCAATGATATTAAAATTGGTGATTTTGGTCTTG CCAAGTTCTTGAAGTTGGACAAGCTTGATCATGATCTTAGCCTTCCAGTTGATCCACCTGGAGTTTCTACAGATGGCACTGGACAAGTGGGGACTTATTTCTATACGGCTCCTGAAATTGAACAAGGATGGCCTAAGATTGATGAGAAG GCGGATATGTACAGCCTAGGTGTTGTtttctttgagctttggcaCCCATTTGGGACAGCCATGGAGAGACATATTGTGTTGTCTGATCTGAAACAGAAGGGAGAACTTCCTCCGGCATGGGTTGCTCAGTTTCCAGAACAGGAATCCATAGTACGAAAGTTGATGTCTCCAGGTCCTTCTGATCGGCCTTCTGCCACAGAGCTTCTACATAATGCCTTTCCCCCCAGAATGGAATCTGAATTGTTGGATG ATATCCTCCGAACAATGAAGAAATCAGAGGATACAAGCATATATGACAAAGTTGTAAATGCCATCTTTGACCAAGAGATGTTAACTTCAAAACATATTCATCAAGCTGGAAGCTTGGGGACAGTTGGAGATAGTTCTTCATCTATTCAGTACACAGATCTTGAAACTGAGGTTCGAGATTATGTTGTAGATGTGAGCAGGGAAATTTTCAGACAGCATTGTGCAAAGCATCTAGAAGTATTAACAATGCGATTGTTGGATGATTGTCCACAGTTTAACAG AAATGCAGTTAAACTTCTGACCCATGGAGGAGACATGCTCGAACTTTGCCATGAGCTGCGCTTGCCTTTTGTGAATTGGATCATATCAAATCAG AAATCTTCATTCAAAAGATATGAGATATCAAGTGTATACAGAAGAGCAGTTGGACATTCGTCACCAAATCGCTACCTTCAG GGAGATTTTGACATTATTGGTGGTACCTCAGCATTGACAGAGGCAGAGGTCATAAAG GTGACAAGGGACATAGTCACTTGCTTTTTCCATGCAGATTCATGTGACATTCATCTAAACCATGGTGAGTTACTGGATGCAATTTGGTCGTGGGTTGGAGTCAAAGTAGAACACAGGCTTAAAGTTGCAGAG ATTCTTTCCATGATGGGTTCTTTGCGTCCACAATCTTCAAAAAGGAAATCAAAATGGGGAGTGATAAGGCGGCAGCTTTTGCAG GAACTAAAATTAGCAGAAGCTACTGTAAACAGACTGCAGACAGTTGGTTTAAGGTTCTGTGATTCTGCAAATCAGGCACTTCCTAGATTAAGAGGAGCTCTTCGATCTG ATAAACGCACATGCAAGGCACTTGATGAATTGTCTGAACTCTTCAGTCTCTTGAGAATTTGGAAGATTGACCAAAACGTCTATATTGATGCATTGATGCCACCAACTGAAAGTTATCATAGAGATTTATTTTTTCAG GTGTACTTAAGGAAGGAGAACAATCCTGGATCACTCTCTGATGGTGCCTTGCTAGCTGTTGGTGGTCGTTATGACTATTTGCTTCATCAGTTATGCAGTCACAACTAT AAAGGAAATCCCCCCAGTGGTGTAGGGAGTAGCCTTGCATTAGAGACAATAATTCAGAATTGTCCTGTGGATTTTAAGCCCCTTAG AAATGAAGCCAGCACCAGTGTTCTTGTCTGTTCAAGAGGAGGAGGTGGTCTTTTGATGGAGCGGATGGAACTAGTTGCTGAATTATGGGAAGAGAATTTTAAG GCTGGATTTGTTCCCATCCCCGATCCAAGTCTTACAGAGCAGTATGAGTATGCTAATGAGCATGATATCAAATGTCTCGTCATCATAACGGATGCAGGTGTCTCACAGACAGGTTCTGTTAAG GTTCGACACCTTGAATATAAGAGGGAGAAAAATGTTGAGAGAGAAAATCTAGTCAAGTTTCTGTCAGATGCTATGGCAACACAATTCAGAAACCCTTCGATTTGGTTTTAA
- the LOC130965791 gene encoding serine/threonine-protein kinase-like protein ACR4 translates to MGFSVRYLLIYGLNMQMWLFFHVMVLSYLWSQVTSLGSMSSIAISYGEQGSVFCGLKLDGSHTVTCYGSNTAIIYETPSHFSFIGLTAGDGFICGLLMDSNQPYCWGSSGYIEMGVPQPMIKEAEYIDISAGDHHVCGLRKPLTGRFRNTSFVDCWGYNMTRNYVFDGMFQSISAGSGFNCGLFSQNRSVFCWGDETSSRVITLIPDDKRFQRISAGGYHVCGILEGVKNSRAVCWGRSLDIEEEISVSVKQHAGSYGQGNVDLAPSDPMLSVVGGKFHACGIKSYDREVICWGFIIKPSTPPPSGTKVFEIAGGDYFSCGVLAERSLMPVCWGVGFPKTLPLAVSPGMCKSNPCPPGFYEIDLQKGLCKSTDSRICVHCSSGDCPSEMYQKSSCGVNSDRICEYNCSSCFSSKCLSNCSSSNSEKKKNDDKFWALQLPVVIAEIAFAVFLVCIVSLTSVLYVKYKLRDCECSSVRSKVKKLNGGSSSKNRTNLEEFKIRRAQMFTYEELETATNGFKEESIVGKGSFSCVFKGVLKDGTVVAVKRAIVSTNMQKNSKEFHTELDLLSRLNHAHLLNLLGYCEEGNERLLVYEFMAHGSLHQHLHGPNKVLKEQLDWIRRVTIAVQAARGIEYLHGYACPPVIHRDIKSSNILIDEEHNARVADFGLSLLGPADSGSPLAELPAGTLGYLDPEYYRLHYLTTKSDVYSFGVLLLEILSGRKAIDMQYEEGNIVEWAVPLIKSGDIAAILDPVLKPPSDLEALKRIANVACKCVRMRGKERPSMDKVTTALERGLAMLMGSPCIEQPILPTEVVLGSNRLHKKSSQRSSNRSASETTEVAETEDQRIEFRAPSWITFPSVTSSQRRKSSVSDADVEGGKNNNNNISNNAEVNKNLGNVVGVGGDGLKSLEEEIGPASPRERLFLQHNF, encoded by the exons ATGGGGTTCTCAGTGAGATACTTGTTAATCTATGGTTTGAACATGCAAATGTGGTTATTTTTTCATGTGATGGTTCTATCATACTTGTGGTCACAAGTTACAAGTCTTGGATCCATGTCTTCCATTGCAATATCTTATGGAGAACAAGGTTCAGTCTTTTGTGGTTTGAAGCTTGATGGGTCCCATACTGTTACCTGTTATGGATCCAACACAGCCATAATCTATGAAACACCATCACATTTCTCATTCATTGGTCTAACTGCTGGTGATGGCTTTATATGTGGACTTTTAATGGATTCAAACCAACCCTATTGTTGGGGTAGCAGTGGCTACATTGAAATGGGGGTGCCTCAACCAATGATCAAGGAAGCTGAATACATAGACATCAGTGCTGGTGATCACCATGTATGTGGATTGAGGAAGCCATTAACTGGAAGATTCAGGAACACTTCATTTGTTGATTGTTGGGGTTACAACATGACTAGGAACTATGTGTTTGATGGAATGTTTCAGTCAATTTCAGCAGGTTCTGGATTCAACTGTGGCCTTTTCTCTCAGAATAGGAGTGTGTTCTGCTGGGGTGATGAGACTAGTAGCAGGGTCATTACTTTGATTCCAGATGACAAAAGATTCCAGAGAATCTCAGCTGGTGGATACCATGTTTGTGGAATATTGGAAGGTGTGAAGAATTCAAGAGCTGTTTGTTGGGGAAGAAGCTTGGATATAGAAGAAGAAATCTCAGTTTCAGTGAAACAACATGCTGGTAGTTATGGTCAAGGTAATGTTGATTTGGCACCAAGTGATCCAATGCTATCTGTTGTTGGAGGAAAGTTTCATGCATGTGGAATCAAGAGCTATGATAGGGAAGTGATTTGTTGGGGATTCATCATCAAACCAAGCACACCACCACCAAGTggaaccaaggtgtttgagatTGCTGGTGGTGATTACTTCTCTTGTGGTGTTCTTGCTGAAAGATCTCTTATGCCTGTTTGCTGGGGTGTTGGTTTTCCAAAAACACTACCTTTGGCTGTTTCACCAGGAATGTGCAAGTCAAATCCATGTCCTCCTGGATTCTATGAGATTGATCTCCAAAAGGGTCTTTGCAAGTCAACAGATTCAAGAATTTGCGTTCATTGCAGCAGTGGTGATTGTCCTTCTGAGATGTACCAGAAGAGTTCTTGTGGTGTGAATTCTGATAGAATATGTGAATATAATTGTTCTTCATGTTTTTCATCTAAGTGCTTATCAAATTGCTCATCTTCTAATTctgagaagaagaaaaatgatgaTAAGTTTTGGGCTTTGCAGTTACCAGTTGTTATTGCTGAGATTGCTTTTGCAGTGTTCTTGGTTTGTATTGTGTCGTTGACTTCAGTTTTGTATGTTAAATACAAGCTAAGAGATTGTGAGTGTTCTTCAGTAAGGTCAAAGGTGAAGAAACTCAATGGTGGTTCTAGCAGCAAGAACAGGACAAATTTGGAGGAGTTCAAGATTAGGAGGGCCCAAATGTTCACCTATGAGGAGCTTGAAACTGCAACTAATGGATTCAAAGAAGAATCCATTGTTGGGAAAGGAAGCTTCTCTTGTGTGTTCAAGGGTGTTCTGAAAGATGGCACTGTTGTTGCTGTTAAGAGGGCCATAGTTTCCACAAACATGCAGAAGAATTCAAAGGAGTTTCACACAGAACTTGACTTGCTATCAAGGTTGAACCATGCACATTTGCTGAACCTATTAGGATATTGTGAAGAAGGAAATGAAAGGCTTCTTGTCTATGAGTTCATGGCCCATGGTTCCTTGCATCAACACCTTCATGGACCAAATAAG GTGTTAAAGGAGCAGCTAGATTGGATAAGGAGAGTAACAATTGCAGTCCAAGCAGCAAGAGGAATTGAGTATTTGCATGGATATGCATGTCCACCAGTGATTCACAGAGACATAAAATCATCAAACATTCTCATTgatgaagaacacaatgcaaGAGTTGCTGATTTTGGCTTGTCATTGTTAGGCCCTGCAGACAGTGGTTCACCACTTGCTGAATTACCAGCTGGTACTCTTGGTTATCTTGATCCAGAGTACTATAGGCTTCACTACCTCACCACAAAATCTGATGTATATAGCTTTGGTGTTCTGTTATTGGAGATTCTAAGTGGTAGAAAAGCCATTGACATGCAATATGAAGAAGGGAACATTGTTGAATGGGCAGTGCCATTGATCAAGTCAG GTGACATAGCTGCAATATTAGACCCAGTTTTGAAACCTCCTAGTGATCTTGAGGCCTTGAAAAGGATTGCAAATGTGGCATGCAAATGTGTGAGGATGAGAGGGAAAGAAAGACCTTCAATGGACAAAGTAACAACAGCATTGGAAAGAGGGTTAGCAATGCTAATGGGAAGTCCTTGCATTGAGCAACCAATTTTGCCAACTGAGGTTGTTTTGGGAAGCAATAGGTTGCACAAGAAATCATCACAAAGATCATCAAATAGATCAGCTTCTGAGACCACTGAGGTAGCAGAAACTGAGGATCAAAGGATTGAGTTCAGGGCACCATCATGGATAACATTCCCAAGTGTTACATCTTCTCAGAGGAGGAAGTCTTCAGTGTCAGATGCTGATGTTGAAGGagggaagaacaacaacaataacattAGTAATAATGCAGAAGTGAATAAGAATTTGGGAAATGttgttggtgttggtggtgATGGTTTGAAGAGTCTTGAGGAAGAGATTGGACCTGCTTCTCCTAGAGAGAGGTTGTTCTTGCAACATAACTTCTAA